TGTATTTTGATGTAGAAACAACAAGCTGTTCTTTATCTATATAAAACGGGTCTATATTAACCGTTCTATTACCTTCTATTCTGTATTTATCTTCAATATCCATAGCCATTTTTTTAACTTTGACTATTTCTGATTTATCAATAATCAGCTCAGTTATAACAAATTTTTTGTATAAGGGACTGCCCATCTCCTTGTGATAATACTTTGAAAATGGAGGTTTAAAAGGCTCTGATTGAGTTTTAAAATCTGCAAACTCTTTTTTTAATAATTCTAAGGCAGAAAGGAGGAATTTCTCCTCCTTCCACATAAGTGCAAATCCAAGATGAGCCTTAATGTTTTTTCTCACCTTTTGCCATTCTTATTGCATGTTTTAAAAGAGGAGCAACAAGCCTGATATTATCCTTAACTCCGCCTGTTGAACCAGGGAGATTTATAACAAGGGTTGCATCTCCTAAAATCCCGCATACCCCTCTTGAAAGGAGTGATTTTGGAGTAAATTTAATTCCAACAATTCTTATTGCTTCAGAAAAACCTATCATCTCTTTTCTAATTACTTCTTTTGTAGCTTCTGGGGTAACATCCCTTTTGCTAAATCCTGTTCCACCGGTTGTAAATATAATGTCTACCTTATCTGTAAGTTCTTTTAATTCATTGACAATCATATCCTTGTCATCAGGAAGTATTTTGTAATGGACAACCTGACCGCCAAACTCATTTTCAATAATATCAATAGCTGTTTTTCCGCTTCTATCCTCAGCCTCTCCCTGATAACATGTATCACTGAGAGTAATAACAGCACATTTAAGGCCTGATAAATCCTCAGCCCAGTCTGATTTACCACCTTTTTTGGAAACAAGTTTTATATCAGATATAACCATATTTTTATCAAAAGCCTTGAGCATATCATAAACATTAAGTAGTGCTGCGGAAACAGCTGTTAAAGCCTCCATCTCAACTCCTGTTCTGCCTACACATTTAACCTCAGCTGTTACATAAACCCCATTTTCCTGAAGTTGTGTATCTACAACAACATGGTCAATCATTATGTTATGGCAAAATGGAAGTATATCAGGAGTCCTTTTTGCTCCAAGTAAACCTGCCATCTGTGAAGCAAGCAAAACATCCCCTTTAGGAACCTTATTTTCTTTTATCATTTCTACAGATTCAGGGGATAAATATATCTTACCTTCTGCCTTGGCTGTTCTGATTGTTTCAAATTTTCCTGACACATCAACCGGTTTAAATCCCATCTTAATCCTCCACTGCATAGATATCTTTTAATGTTCTACCTTCTTCTGCCCAGTCTAAACCATAACCTATAACAAACTTGTCAGGTATGACAAATCCCACATAATCGGCATCGTAGTTGACTTCCCGTCTTTCTTTTTTGTCCAGTAAAACACAGGTTTTTATTATGTTAGGCTCCCGCTGGGATAAAGCTTCAACAAGGGCTTCCAGTGTTCTACCTGTGTCTATAATATCATCAACTATCAGCACATTTTTTCCTTTTATATCTGTTGATATATCTTTGACAAAGATAACCTCCCCTGAGCTTTCCATATTTGTGTGATAAGAAGAAACCTGCATAAAATCTATATAAACTTTTCCCTCAATTTCCCTGACTAAATCAGCCATAAAAATAAAAGAGCCTTTCAGGATACCCACCACTAACAATTCTTTGCCTTCAAAATCTTTACTAATCTGTTGTCCTAATTGTTTGACTTTTTCTTTTATCTCCTTTTCCGGAATTAAAATAGATGCTTTTCTGCCTTTTATTTCCATATCTTTCCTCAAAATCAAATTGGATAAAACTATTTTAGGAGGATTTAAAAAGTATGGCAAATCGTATTTTTGAATGATAAAATTTAAACAAAAAGGATGCAAATTGAACTCAAGATTTCTATTAATTATTTTGACCTTAACTATTAGTTTTTGTGCATATGCAGAGGATTTTTTCCTTTATTCTAAATATATACCTTATTTATCTAAAAAAGACCCTCAGATTGTAAAAAGCTTCTATTTTAAAGCAAATACAAATACAAACAAAAAAATAATAGCTTTAACCTTTGATGATGGACCTTCTGAAAATGGATATACACTTGTCCCTGTATTGAAAAAGTATAAGGTGCCGGCAACATTTTTTTGGATAGCAAATCGTATCCCTAAATATGAGATAAACCGTTATAACTCAGAACTTTTTATTATTGGAGTTCATACATACAGCCACTTGAATTATGACAAACTAACAGAAAAAGAAATTTTAAATGATGTAGAAAAGGCTTTAGATATATTTCATGAAAATAATCTAAATCCAAAATATTTTAGGCCGGCTTACGGGATTGTTAATCAAGGTATAGTCAAGGCTTTAAGGAAAAATCATTTAAAAGGTATTCTCTGGTCCATAGATAGTATGGATTGGAAATACTTTGAAAATCAGCAAATTATAATACAAAATGTGGTTAACCATCTTTCTCCTGGAAGTATTATCCTCATGCACGAAACCAGAACAAAACCAGAAACATTAGAAATAATAATTAAAGAAATTACAAAACAAGGTTATAAAATAGTTCCTCTAACTGAAATTTTAAAATATCCTTCTAAATATCCTAATGATGTAAATTAAGCTTCATAATAAGTGCATCAGAACCATCTTTGTAATAATTCTTCCTTATATCCTGAATAGTGAAACCGAAATCTTCATAAAATCTGATTGCTTTTTTGTTGTTTTGCGAAACTTCCAGCCAGATATTATTTATACCTTTTTGTTTGCATAGGTCTATAAACCAGTTCATAATATGCTTCCCGATGCCTTTTCCTTGGAACTCCTTTTTAACGGCTATCATTGAAATGGAACCTTCTGAGAATATCAACTCCCCTGCAAAAAATGCTACAGGATTATTTTCATAAATAAAAACCTTTTTTATAGAGAAAGCATTAGAGGAAAGAATTTGCTCTTCAGACCATGGATACTCAAAATTTTCTTTTAATATTTCCTGAACCTGTGGAAGATATTCCTTTTTAAAATCAGCTATTTTTATCTTCTCTTTGTAAATCCTCATCTTCTAACTGGCAGCTTTCTCCCTGAAGTTCATCCAGCAGATGTCCCAGTCTGATTTTTTTAGTTTTAAGATAATTTTTGTTATATGGATTTGTTTCTGTAATAATTGGAACCCTTTCAACTATTTCCAGACCAAATCCCTGTAGAGCAACTATTTTTCTCGGATTATTTGTCATAAGTCTCATTTTTCTAACACCAAGGTCTAACAATATCTGAGCACCTGTTCCAAAATCCCTCAGATCTGCCTTAAAACCTAACTTATGGTTTGCCTCAACAGTATCATAACCTTCATCTTGCAAGCTATAAGCCTTTATTTTGTTTACTATTCCTATGCCTCTGCCTTCATGCCCCCTCATATAAACCAGAACCCCTTTTCCTTCTTTTGCTATCATTCTAAGGGCTGCATGGAGCTGTGACTGGCAATCACATCTCAGAGAGCCAAATATATCTCCTGTTAGACATTCAGAATGAACCCTGACCAGAACAGGTTCATCAGGATTTATCTCACCCATTACCAAGGCAACATGTTCAGAACCGTCAACCTTACTTTTATATGCATAAATTTTGAATGTTCCAAATTTTGTAGGCAGGTAAGCTTCTGCTTCACGGCTTACTAACTTTTCCCTTTTCAATCTGTATTTAACAAGATCAGCAATGGTTATTATTTTGAGATTATGTTTTTTAGCAAATTTCATTAAATCAGGAAGCCTTGCCATTGTGCCATCTTCTTTCATTATTTCGCATATAACCCCTGCAGGATATAAACCTGCCAGTTTTGCAAGGTCAACAGATGCTTCTGTATGTCCTGTTCTCTCCAGAACTCCACCTGGACGTGCCATTAAAGGAAAAACATGTCCCGGTCTAACAAAATCAGATGGCTTGGCATCAGGGGAAACGGCCAGCTTTATTGTGATAGCCCTGTCATAAGCTGATATACCTGTTGTTGTTCCAAAATCCGGATGGGCATCTATTGATAAACAGAAAGCTGTTCCTTTTGGGTCTGTATTGGTGGTGGTCATTAATGGAATGTCAAGTTCTTTACACCTTTCAGGCGTGAGGGATAAACATATCAAACCACGACCTTCCTTCGCCATAAAATTAATAGCTTCAGGTGTGACCTTTTCAGCGGCCATTACCAAATCACCTTCATTTTCTCTATCAGGGTCATCAACAACAATTACCATTTTGCCGTTTTTTATATCCTCAATTGCCTCTTCAATTGTGTTGAACCTTACTTCCATTTTTTCACCACCTTTTTAATCTTCATTGCTATTTAAAATACTCAATAAATTGAATATTGACCAGAATAGGTTAATAATATCCAGAAATAAAGCAATTGCAATCTCTACAGCTGTTGATTTTTCGTATATAAGTCTGGAGGTGTCATATAAAATGTATCCGGAAAACACCAATGCACCCATCCCAGACATAACAAATTCCAGTGTTCTGTTTTGCCAGAACAAACCTATAACTGCCATAACTACAACAATAATAAGACCAGAAAACAAGAACCCG
The Persephonella sp. DNA segment above includes these coding regions:
- a CDS encoding DUF4416 family protein, with amino-acid sequence MRKNIKAHLGFALMWKEEKFLLSALELLKKEFADFKTQSEPFKPPFSKYYHKEMGSPLYKKFVITELIIDKSEIVKVKKMAMDIEDKYRIEGNRTVNIDPFYIDKEQLVVSTSKYRGNRVYMGDGVFVELELFYHHGSFQPFIWTYVDYKEHIPFFNSIRKLI
- the moaCB gene encoding bifunctional molybdenum cofactor biosynthesis protein MoaC/MoaB — its product is MGFKPVDVSGKFETIRTAKAEGKIYLSPESVEMIKENKVPKGDVLLASQMAGLLGAKRTPDILPFCHNIMIDHVVVDTQLQENGVYVTAEVKCVGRTGVEMEALTAVSAALLNVYDMLKAFDKNMVISDIKLVSKKGGKSDWAEDLSGLKCAVITLSDTCYQGEAEDRSGKTAIDIIENEFGGQVVHYKILPDDKDMIVNELKELTDKVDIIFTTGGTGFSKRDVTPEATKEVIRKEMIGFSEAIRIVGIKFTPKSLLSRGVCGILGDATLVINLPGSTGGVKDNIRLVAPLLKHAIRMAKGEKKH
- the hpt gene encoding hypoxanthine phosphoribosyltransferase, with product MEIKGRKASILIPEKEIKEKVKQLGQQISKDFEGKELLVVGILKGSFIFMADLVREIEGKVYIDFMQVSSYHTNMESSGEVIFVKDISTDIKGKNVLIVDDIIDTGRTLEALVEALSQREPNIIKTCVLLDKKERREVNYDADYVGFVIPDKFVIGYGLDWAEEGRTLKDIYAVED
- a CDS encoding polysaccharide deacetylase family protein, which gives rise to MIKFKQKGCKLNSRFLLIILTLTISFCAYAEDFFLYSKYIPYLSKKDPQIVKSFYFKANTNTNKKIIALTFDDGPSENGYTLVPVLKKYKVPATFFWIANRIPKYEINRYNSELFIIGVHTYSHLNYDKLTEKEILNDVEKALDIFHENNLNPKYFRPAYGIVNQGIVKALRKNHLKGILWSIDSMDWKYFENQQIIIQNVVNHLSPGSIILMHETRTKPETLEIIIKEITKQGYKIVPLTEILKYPSKYPNDVN
- the rimI gene encoding ribosomal protein S18-alanine N-acetyltransferase — its product is MRIYKEKIKIADFKKEYLPQVQEILKENFEYPWSEEQILSSNAFSIKKVFIYENNPVAFFAGELIFSEGSISMIAVKKEFQGKGIGKHIMNWFIDLCKQKGINNIWLEVSQNNKKAIRFYEDFGFTIQDIRKNYYKDGSDALIMKLNLHH
- a CDS encoding bifunctional 3,4-dihydroxy-2-butanone-4-phosphate synthase/GTP cyclohydrolase II; translated protein: MEVRFNTIEEAIEDIKNGKMVIVVDDPDRENEGDLVMAAEKVTPEAINFMAKEGRGLICLSLTPERCKELDIPLMTTTNTDPKGTAFCLSIDAHPDFGTTTGISAYDRAITIKLAVSPDAKPSDFVRPGHVFPLMARPGGVLERTGHTEASVDLAKLAGLYPAGVICEIMKEDGTMARLPDLMKFAKKHNLKIITIADLVKYRLKREKLVSREAEAYLPTKFGTFKIYAYKSKVDGSEHVALVMGEINPDEPVLVRVHSECLTGDIFGSLRCDCQSQLHAALRMIAKEGKGVLVYMRGHEGRGIGIVNKIKAYSLQDEGYDTVEANHKLGFKADLRDFGTGAQILLDLGVRKMRLMTNNPRKIVALQGFGLEIVERVPIITETNPYNKNYLKTKKIRLGHLLDELQGESCQLEDEDLQREDKNS